In one Gemmatimonadaceae bacterium genomic region, the following are encoded:
- a CDS encoding DUF1801 domain-containing protein — MKRTKPASIDDYLARLTGDKRAALQKLRRAIKAAAPRAEECISYQIPAFRLDGKVLVWFGAATNHVSFFPGAAPIKEHAAELGDYETSKGTIRFSPSRPLPATLVRKLVKSRIAEQTAPKRGKPRPKRA; from the coding sequence ATGAAGCGCACCAAGCCAGCATCAATCGACGATTATCTCGCACGCCTAACGGGCGACAAGCGTGCGGCGCTTCAGAAGTTGCGGCGCGCGATCAAGGCAGCGGCGCCCAGGGCGGAGGAGTGCATCAGCTACCAGATCCCGGCCTTTCGCCTCGACGGCAAGGTGCTCGTCTGGTTCGGCGCGGCGACCAATCACGTCTCCTTCTTTCCGGGGGCGGCGCCGATCAAGGAACACGCAGCCGAGCTCGGCGACTACGAAACGAGCAAGGGCACGATCCGCTTCTCGCCGTCGCGGCCACTGCCGGCAACACTCGTTCGAAAGCTCGTGAAGAGCCGTATCGCCGAGCAAACGGCGCCGAAGCGAGGGAAGCCGCGCCCCAAACGCGCCTAA